A genomic region of Herbaspirillum sp. DW155 contains the following coding sequences:
- the hemE gene encoding uroporphyrinogen decarboxylase, producing MSTFAPLKNDTFLRALLRQPTEYTPLWLMRQAGRYLPEYRATRARAGSFMGLATNPDYATEVTLQPLERYPLDAAILFSDILTVPDAMGLGLYFADGEGPKFERPLRDEAAIQALQAPDLGKLDYVFKAVTQIRRELDGRVPLIGFSGSPWTLACYMVEGGGSDDFRLVKSLLYRRPDLMHHILKINADAVAAYLNAQIAAGAQAVMIFDTWGGALADGIYQQFSLAYMQQVVSQLQRQQDGQQIPVIVFTKGGGLWLEQIAAIGADAVGLDWTVNLGEARRRVGDKVALQGNLDPNVLFAGDQAIQAEVRKLLESFGRPGPGSGHVFNLGHGISQHTPPEAVATLAQAVHEISRSLRN from the coding sequence CTCAAAAACGATACCTTCCTGCGTGCGCTGCTGCGCCAGCCCACCGAGTACACGCCGCTGTGGCTGATGCGCCAGGCCGGCCGCTACCTGCCGGAATACCGCGCCACGCGCGCCCGCGCCGGCTCCTTCATGGGCCTGGCCACCAACCCCGACTACGCCACCGAGGTCACGCTGCAGCCGCTGGAACGTTATCCGCTGGATGCCGCCATCCTGTTCTCGGACATCCTCACCGTGCCCGACGCCATGGGCCTGGGCCTGTATTTCGCCGATGGCGAGGGGCCCAAGTTCGAGCGTCCCCTGCGCGACGAGGCCGCCATCCAGGCGCTGCAGGCGCCCGACCTGGGCAAGCTGGATTACGTCTTCAAGGCCGTCACCCAGATCCGCCGCGAACTCGACGGCCGGGTGCCGCTGATCGGCTTCTCCGGCAGCCCCTGGACGCTGGCCTGCTACATGGTCGAAGGCGGCGGCTCGGATGATTTCCGCCTGGTCAAGAGCCTGCTCTATCGCCGCCCTGACCTGATGCATCACATCCTCAAGATCAATGCCGATGCCGTGGCCGCCTACCTGAACGCCCAGATCGCCGCTGGTGCCCAGGCCGTGATGATCTTCGACACCTGGGGCGGTGCGCTGGCCGATGGCATCTACCAGCAATTCTCGCTGGCCTACATGCAGCAGGTGGTGAGCCAGTTGCAGCGGCAGCAGGATGGCCAGCAGATTCCGGTGATCGTCTTCACCAAGGGCGGCGGCCTGTGGCTGGAGCAGATCGCCGCCATCGGTGCCGACGCCGTGGGCCTGGACTGGACTGTCAACCTGGGCGAAGCGCGTCGCCGGGTGGGCGACAAGGTGGCCCTGCAAGGCAACCTCGACCCCAACGTGCTCTTCGCGGGCGACCAGGCCATCCAGGCCGAAGTGCGCAAGCTGCTGGAGTCCTTCGGCCGCCCTGGCCCCGGCAGCGGCCACGTGTTCAACCTGGGCCATGGCATCTCCCAGCACACCCCGCCGGAAGCAGTGGCCACCCTGGCCCAGGCGGTGCATGAGATCAGCCGGTCCCTGCGCAATTGA